One window from the genome of Nitrosospira multiformis encodes:
- a CDS encoding tyrosinase family protein: MAIRENILTSATARDKYIQGVKLLKNEFPGPTTSDLGIGGTSRPVSTYDLFVIWHHVAMTTFTPPTQGDRNAAHRGPVFLPWHRFMLLQLEMNLQRVLGNDLTFGLPYWDWAQDGQLSPARQRRAPIWASNCMGGTGTPVTTGPFAFDPANPGSWRVRITASGATGQLVQVNRGLRRQLGIQTTRLPRKSHTATAVSQSVYDAASWNTASPGFRNLVEGWQSQPQIPPPSLHNRVHVFVGGDMSPSTSPNDPVFYLNHCNVDRIWERWMQPPPGGHGRLYVPAQSEPASLRGHRLNDTLNSLLSGTTTPAEMLDISESYTYDSLSV; the protein is encoded by the coding sequence ATGGCCATACGAGAAAATATTCTGACCAGCGCGACCGCGCGCGACAAGTATATTCAAGGGGTAAAATTATTGAAGAATGAATTCCCCGGACCCACGACTTCAGACCTGGGTATCGGTGGCACCTCCCGGCCAGTCAGTACCTATGATCTCTTCGTGATTTGGCATCACGTTGCAATGACAACATTTACTCCACCCACTCAGGGTGACCGGAATGCCGCCCACCGCGGCCCTGTGTTTCTTCCATGGCACCGGTTTATGCTGCTGCAACTGGAAATGAATCTCCAGCGCGTGCTGGGAAATGACTTGACCTTTGGATTACCGTACTGGGATTGGGCACAGGACGGTCAGTTATCACCCGCTCGTCAGCGGAGGGCGCCGATCTGGGCCAGCAACTGCATGGGGGGTACCGGGACACCGGTGACTACGGGTCCATTCGCATTCGATCCCGCCAATCCAGGGTCCTGGCGCGTTCGCATTACCGCAAGCGGGGCGACCGGGCAGCTTGTTCAGGTAAACCGGGGTCTGCGCCGGCAGCTGGGCATCCAGACTACCCGTTTGCCGAGAAAATCCCACACGGCCACCGCAGTCAGTCAATCTGTTTATGACGCGGCTTCCTGGAATACCGCTTCCCCCGGCTTCCGCAACCTCGTCGAAGGCTGGCAAAGCCAGCCGCAGATTCCGCCTCCAAGCCTGCATAATCGTGTCCATGTGTTCGTTGGGGGAGACATGTCACCTTCCACCTCGCCCAATGATCCCGTGTTTTATCTTAATCATTGCAATGTGGATCGCATTTGGGAGCGCTGGATGCAACCGCCGCCGGGAGGCCATGGCCGCCTTTACGTGCCGGCGCAATCCGAACCCGCCAGCCTGCGGGGCCACCGGCTCAATGACACCCTGAATTCCCTGCTGTCAGGCACGACGACCCCGGCGGAAATGCTGGATATCAGTGAATCCTATACCTATGACTCATTGAGCGTGTGA
- the alkB gene encoding DNA oxidative demethylase AlkB translates to MTPDLFEFEEREQQQAWREQLCPGAVLLHGFAVPDEAAIFAALHRVTSEAPFRHLITPGGFRMSVAMLNCGTHGWVSDRNGYRYDAIDPESGKPWPRMPDVFRKLARDAAASAGFEDFEPDACLVNRYEPGARLSLHQDKNERDLGAPIVSVSLGLPAVFLWGGLRREDRPVRIPLMHGDVMAWGGPSRLCYHGILPLKEGNHPLMGGYRINLTFRKAT, encoded by the coding sequence ATGACGCCGGATCTGTTCGAATTCGAAGAAAGGGAGCAACAGCAAGCATGGCGTGAGCAATTATGCCCCGGTGCGGTGCTGCTGCACGGCTTCGCGGTGCCGGATGAAGCAGCTATCTTCGCGGCGCTGCATCGCGTCACCAGCGAGGCGCCATTTCGCCACCTGATCACGCCGGGCGGTTTTCGCATGTCGGTTGCGATGCTCAACTGTGGTACCCATGGATGGGTCTCGGATCGTAACGGCTACCGCTACGATGCGATAGACCCGGAAAGCGGTAAGCCCTGGCCGCGCATGCCGGATGTATTCCGGAAATTGGCGCGAGACGCCGCGGCGAGTGCGGGTTTCGAGGATTTTGAGCCCGACGCGTGCCTCGTCAATCGCTACGAGCCGGGCGCGCGGCTATCGCTGCATCAGGATAAGAACGAGCGCGATTTGGGTGCGCCCATTGTCTCCGTTTCACTGGGGCTCCCTGCTGTTTTTCTGTGGGGTGGTTTGCGGCGGGAGGACAGGCCTGTACGCATACCTCTGATGCATGGCGATGTCATGGCATGGGGCGGGCCATCGAGGCTGTGTTATCATGGAATTCTGCCGCTCAAGGAAGGGAATCATCCTTTGATGGGCGGTTATCGGATCAATCTGACCTTTCGTAAAGCGACTTGA
- a CDS encoding 2OG-Fe(II) oxygenase translates to MHSLSSGAGSRGVYRVNLRRGMSRLRSGHHHTIGIIFYDATWQG, encoded by the coding sequence ATGCACTCACTATCGTCTGGTGCGGGCTCACGCGGCGTATATCGAGTCAACCTGCGGCGCGGTATGAGTCGTCTGCGCTCGGGCCATCATCACACGATAGGCATCATTTTTTACGATGCAACCTGGCAGGGATGA